A single window of Desulforegulaceae bacterium DNA harbors:
- a CDS encoding DUF2786 domain-containing protein, with product MHKNIEFERFVLKGLGEEWRTTASFYGADSQPGFKCPVFSLNDSTSFLGLWDYSKYEISIQRKLAFDEPWEKVRHVLKHEMAHQYADTVLKQKNEPPHGKSFKKACEILRVPKKAGFDLLNDKTDSSNLNPQVSKIRKLFSLSQSANAHEAELAMKKAHDFMEKYNFDKKDIKKEEYFSVFLGKPGLRHFKENYYLAGLLSRFYFVYPVWVPCFVKEKGKTGKIMEISGKFSNVEIASYVYDYLNSYIDRVWADFNKSKGLNRYKKSDFAVGIIHGFSEKLKQNIENFSRRSEKNLPVAVLSDPDLKKYLGWYYPNLSSRSRKRTIRKDIYEKGVKKGRELRISKAVSRKDSNGKGLIAR from the coding sequence ATGCACAAAAACATTGAATTTGAAAGATTTGTTTTAAAAGGACTTGGAGAAGAATGGAGAACAACTGCTAGTTTTTATGGTGCTGATTCCCAGCCAGGCTTTAAATGTCCTGTTTTTTCATTGAATGATTCCACTTCTTTTCTCGGGCTTTGGGATTATTCAAAATATGAAATTTCTATTCAAAGAAAATTAGCCTTTGATGAACCATGGGAAAAAGTACGTCATGTTTTAAAACATGAAATGGCTCACCAATACGCAGATACTGTTCTTAAACAAAAAAATGAGCCTCCCCATGGTAAATCTTTTAAAAAAGCCTGTGAAATTTTAAGGGTACCCAAAAAAGCAGGATTTGATCTTTTAAATGACAAAACAGATAGTTCAAATTTAAATCCTCAGGTTTCTAAAATCAGGAAACTTTTTTCCCTTTCCCAAAGTGCAAATGCCCATGAAGCTGAACTTGCCATGAAAAAAGCCCATGATTTTATGGAAAAATATAATTTTGACAAAAAAGATATAAAAAAAGAAGAGTATTTTTCAGTTTTTCTTGGAAAGCCAGGCTTAAGGCATTTTAAGGAAAATTATTATCTGGCCGGGCTTTTATCAAGGTTTTATTTTGTTTATCCGGTATGGGTTCCCTGTTTTGTAAAGGAAAAAGGTAAAACTGGTAAAATCATGGAAATTTCAGGGAAATTTTCAAATGTGGAAATAGCTTCTTATGTTTATGATTATCTAAATTCATATATAGACCGGGTTTGGGCTGATTTTAATAAATCAAAAGGTTTAAATAGATATAAAAAATCTGATTTTGCCGTGGGAATAATCCACGGGTTTTCAGAAAAGCTTAAGCAAAATATTGAAAATTTTTCCAGAAGGTCAGAAAAAAATCTTCCAGTGGCTGTTTTATCTGATCCTGATTTAAAAAAATATCTTGGGTGGTATTATCCAAACTTAAGTTCTAGATCCAGAAAAAGAACAATTAGAAAAGATATTTATGAAAAGGGAGTAAAAAAGGGTAGGGAGCTTAGGATTTCAAAAGCTGT
- a CDS encoding ACT domain-containing protein gives MKVEQLSIFLENKIGRLAEVSKILAEGNINIRALSIADTADFGVLRMIVDNAEKAKNILKIKGLTVGETEVVGVEVPDEPGGLYKILRNLEKENVNVEYMYAFVHQSKDNAVMIFRFDNLNKAIEILLDKGFTVIPGSKLYNM, from the coding sequence ATGAAAGTAGAACAGCTGTCCATTTTTCTTGAAAATAAAATAGGAAGACTTGCTGAAGTTTCAAAAATTCTTGCAGAGGGTAATATAAATATCAGGGCACTTTCAATTGCTGACACAGCCGATTTTGGTGTTTTAAGGATGATTGTGGATAATGCTGAAAAGGCCAAGAATATTCTTAAGATTAAAGGGCTTACCGTTGGTGAAACTGAGGTTGTAGGCGTTGAAGTTCCAGATGAGCCTGGCGGTCTTTATAAAATTCTTAGAAATCTTGAAAAAGAAAATGTAAATGTGGAATATATGTATGCTTTTGTTCACCAAAGCAAAGATAATGCTGTGATGATTTTCAGATTTGATAATCTGAATAAAGCAATTGAAATTCTTTTGGATAAAGGTTTTACTGTAATTCCTGGTTCTAAACTTTACAATATGTAG
- a CDS encoding phenylacetate--CoA ligase → MIYNMEFETLPREAIEAVQLKRLQAVVERVYATVPFYRNKFREVKILPEDIKKLDDIKRLPFLTKQDLRDNYPYGLFAVPMDQVVRIHASSGTTGKPTVVGYTKRDIENWAEMMARALSAAGASRGDIIHNAFGYGLFTGGLGVHYGAEKLGASVIPVSGGNTQKQITIMKDFKPTILTATPSYTLHLADVAKEMGVDFRTLDFKSGVFGAEPWSSKMREQLEEDLGLKAVDIYGLSEVMGPGVAVECVEVRNGLHIFEDHFIPEIIDPDTGEVLPLGETGELVFTSITKEAFPVIRYRTRDITRLITEPCRCGRTHVRMEKVSGRTDDMLIIRGVNVFPSQIESVLMGIDGVEPHYQLEVDRKDSLDILSVKVEVNESIFSDEVKVLQSLEKKISHNVKETLGVSVKVKLVEPRSIERSEGKAVRVIDKRNF, encoded by the coding sequence ATGATTTACAATATGGAGTTTGAAACTCTTCCAAGGGAAGCCATTGAGGCTGTACAGCTAAAAAGACTTCAAGCTGTGGTTGAAAGGGTATATGCCACTGTTCCTTTTTACAGGAACAAGTTCAGAGAAGTAAAAATTCTTCCAGAAGATATTAAAAAACTCGATGATATAAAAAGGCTTCCTTTTCTGACAAAACAGGATCTAAGAGACAATTATCCATATGGGCTTTTTGCAGTTCCCATGGATCAGGTTGTAAGAATACACGCATCTTCAGGAACCACAGGAAAGCCAACCGTTGTAGGATACACAAAAAGAGATATTGAAAATTGGGCTGAAATGATGGCTAGAGCTCTTTCTGCTGCCGGAGCTTCAAGAGGCGATATTATTCATAATGCCTTTGGATACGGGCTTTTTACCGGAGGCCTTGGAGTTCATTATGGAGCTGAAAAACTTGGAGCTTCAGTTATTCCGGTTTCAGGAGGAAATACCCAGAAGCAAATAACAATAATGAAAGACTTTAAACCCACTATACTTACAGCAACACCTTCTTACACACTTCATCTTGCTGATGTTGCTAAGGAAATGGGAGTGGATTTTAGAACTCTTGATTTTAAATCAGGAGTTTTCGGGGCTGAGCCCTGGTCTTCCAAAATGAGAGAACAGCTTGAAGAGGACCTTGGTCTAAAGGCTGTGGATATTTATGGGTTAAGCGAGGTTATGGGCCCTGGTGTTGCAGTAGAATGCGTTGAAGTAAGAAATGGGCTTCATATTTTTGAAGATCATTTTATTCCTGAAATTATAGATCCTGACACAGGTGAAGTTCTTCCTCTTGGAGAAACTGGAGAACTTGTGTTTACTTCAATTACAAAAGAAGCTTTTCCTGTGATAAGGTATAGAACAAGGGATATTACAAGGCTGATAACTGAGCCCTGTCGTTGTGGGCGCACCCATGTGAGAATGGAAAAAGTCAGCGGAAGAACTGATGATATGCTTATAATAAGGGGGGTAAATGTTTTTCCTTCCCAGATTGAATCAGTGCTTATGGGAATTGATGGAGTTGAACCCCATTATCAGCTTGAAGTTGACAGAAAAGATTCTCTTGATATTTTAAGTGTCAAGGTTGAAGTTAATGAAAGTATTTTTTCAGATGAGGTTAAGGTTTTACAAAGTCTTGAAAAGAAAATATCCCATAATGTCAAGGAAACTCTTGGGGTTTCAGTAAAGGTGAAGCTTGTTGAACCAAGATCTATTGAAAGAAGTGAAGGAAAGGCAGTAAGGGTAATTGACAAAAGAAATTTTTAA
- a CDS encoding enoyl-CoA hydratase-related protein, with protein sequence MAYENIILEVEKSIAKITFNRPKALNALNQALLDELDKALDEVEQNEDVKVLVLTGAGDKAFVAGADITEINKLNALEAKFFCKKGHDVMARLQEIPIPVIAAVNGFALGGGSEMALSCDFIYASETAKFGLPEITLGIIPGFGGTQKLPRLIGKNLAKEMIFTGKMLSAAEAKDVGLVNQVVPLEELMDSVMKVASSIAKKGRVSLRAAKYAVNTGMDVDLATGCKIEIDSFALCMDSPDAKEGTSAFMEKRKAEFKGSIKG encoded by the coding sequence ATGGCTTATGAAAACATTATTCTTGAAGTTGAAAAAAGTATTGCAAAAATCACATTTAATCGGCCAAAGGCGTTAAATGCACTTAACCAAGCTCTTTTGGATGAGCTTGACAAAGCTCTTGATGAAGTAGAGCAAAATGAGGATGTTAAGGTTCTTGTTCTTACCGGTGCTGGTGACAAAGCTTTTGTTGCAGGAGCAGATATTACTGAAATTAATAAGCTGAATGCCTTGGAAGCAAAATTTTTCTGCAAAAAAGGCCATGATGTAATGGCAAGACTCCAGGAAATTCCAATTCCTGTTATTGCTGCAGTAAATGGTTTTGCTCTTGGAGGCGGAAGTGAAATGGCTCTTAGTTGTGATTTTATTTATGCTTCTGAAACAGCAAAATTCGGATTGCCTGAAATCACCCTTGGGATAATACCAGGATTTGGTGGAACCCAGAAACTGCCAAGGCTTATTGGTAAAAACCTTGCAAAAGAAATGATATTTACAGGGAAAATGCTTTCAGCAGCAGAAGCTAAAGATGTTGGGCTGGTTAATCAGGTAGTTCCCCTTGAAGAACTAATGGATTCTGTTATGAAAGTTGCCTCTTCCATTGCGAAAAAGGGAAGAGTTTCTCTTAGAGCTGCAAAGTATGCAGTTAATACAGGAATGGATGTTGATCTTGCCACAGGCTGTAAAATTGAAATTGATTCTTTTGCCCTTTGTATGGATAGTCCTGATGCAAAAGAAGGAACTTCTGCATTTATGGAAAAAAGAAAGGCTGAATTTAAAGGCAGCATCAAAGGGTGA
- a CDS encoding serine protease, with protein MNLAKIYPEIKKSIVAFIPKFSFFPHNKKPKLPPILGTGFFINDKGLIATNAHVVNSLEMLKPKSSKNNDLSYEACAVLYYKTKNSIIDIIFDLKKTILLPDHKNTGYKKPDLAFVEVNVRDNPYLELEDEDNLLKEGYEIATSGFPMGRYALMGPGGLFQISPTLQRGIISAILPYPKKKPDAFAINIMTHGGASGSPVFSTETGKVRGVLFSILTDTLYSENNFAYTIPTNISYAVPCHHLRRELKIIEENIEYFPNKIKFNKFIENKI; from the coding sequence ATGAATCTTGCCAAAATTTACCCTGAAATTAAAAAATCTATTGTTGCCTTTATTCCCAAATTTTCTTTTTTTCCTCACAATAAAAAGCCCAAACTTCCACCAATTCTTGGCACAGGTTTTTTTATAAATGACAAAGGACTCATAGCCACCAATGCCCACGTAGTTAATTCATTAGAAATGCTTAAACCTAAAAGCTCAAAAAACAATGACTTAAGCTATGAAGCCTGTGCTGTTTTATATTACAAAACCAAAAACTCAATAATTGATATAATTTTTGATCTAAAAAAAACCATCCTCCTTCCCGACCATAAAAACACAGGATATAAAAAACCTGATCTTGCTTTTGTTGAAGTAAACGTCAGGGACAATCCTTATCTTGAGCTAGAAGATGAAGATAATTTACTTAAAGAAGGTTATGAGATTGCTACATCAGGATTTCCAATGGGCCGTTACGCCCTTATGGGTCCTGGCGGACTTTTCCAAATTTCCCCCACTCTTCAAAGGGGAATTATAAGTGCAATCCTTCCCTATCCCAAAAAAAAACCAGATGCTTTTGCCATTAATATTATGACCCATGGAGGTGCCAGCGGCTCTCCTGTTTTTTCAACTGAAACTGGAAAAGTAAGGGGAGTTTTATTTTCCATCCTCACAGACACTTTATATTCAGAAAATAATTTTGCTTATACAATACCTACAAACATAAGTTATGCAGTTCCCTGTCATCATTTAAGACGGGAGCTGAAAATAATTGAAGAAAATATTGAATATTTTCCCAATAAAATAAAATTTAACAAATTTATAGAAAACAAGATTTAA
- a CDS encoding DUF1343 domain-containing protein codes for MTVKTGIEILKNKTPADLKNKKIGLLANPASIDKNFIHSKEIVSNIFGSNLKALFSPQHGFFAEKQDNMKLSDDCIDPDLKTPVYSLYGKTLKPGPEMLEDIDALLIDIQDVGTRVYTFIYTISFCLEAAKEHNIKVVILDRPNPVSGEQIEGNILEDQYSSFVGRYPIPMRHGLTCGEFASFINNEFNINADLEIIKMEDYKRQMYFEDTGLPWVLPSPNLPTIQSAYVYPGQVIFEGTNVSEARGTAKPFEFFGAPYIEPKKLKDFLLKRYDLNGVYLREVTFQPTSNKWMEKPCQGFQIHIIDKKAYKPYFLSLCILQGIAVLFEKDFKLSLPPYEFEYKKKPLDLILGSRNLREKIIENNDLYKLEKEYKEGTKKYEERIKPYLLY; via the coding sequence ATGACTGTAAAAACAGGAATTGAAATTTTAAAAAACAAAACCCCTGCAGATCTGAAAAATAAAAAAATCGGACTGCTTGCCAACCCTGCATCAATCGACAAAAACTTTATTCATTCAAAAGAAATTGTTTCAAATATTTTCGGCTCAAACTTAAAAGCTCTTTTTTCACCTCAACACGGTTTTTTTGCAGAAAAACAAGACAATATGAAATTATCGGACGATTGTATTGATCCAGATCTTAAAACTCCTGTTTACAGCCTCTATGGAAAAACATTAAAACCCGGGCCGGAAATGCTTGAAGATATTGATGCCCTTTTAATTGATATTCAGGATGTTGGAACAAGGGTATATACATTTATTTACACAATTTCATTTTGCCTTGAAGCAGCAAAAGAACATAATATAAAAGTTGTAATTCTTGACAGACCAAACCCGGTTTCAGGCGAGCAGATTGAAGGGAATATTCTTGAAGATCAATATTCATCATTTGTGGGAAGGTATCCCATACCAATGCGACATGGACTTACCTGCGGTGAATTTGCCTCTTTTATTAATAATGAGTTTAATATTAATGCAGATCTTGAAATTATAAAAATGGAAGACTACAAAAGACAAATGTATTTTGAAGATACTGGTCTTCCCTGGGTATTGCCTTCTCCTAATCTTCCTACAATTCAGTCAGCTTATGTTTACCCTGGGCAGGTGATTTTTGAAGGCACCAATGTTTCTGAAGCAAGGGGAACTGCAAAGCCCTTTGAATTTTTTGGAGCTCCTTATATTGAACCAAAAAAACTTAAAGACTTTCTTTTAAAAAGATACGATTTAAACGGTGTTTATTTAAGAGAGGTAACTTTCCAGCCAACATCTAACAAATGGATGGAAAAACCCTGCCAGGGATTTCAGATTCATATAATTGATAAAAAAGCATATAAGCCTTATTTTTTAAGTCTTTGTATTTTGCAAGGAATTGCTGTTCTTTTTGAAAAAGACTTTAAATTAAGTCTGCCACCCTATGAGTTTGAGTATAAGAAAAAACCTTTAGACCTTATATTAGGAAGCAGAAACTTAAGGGAAAAAATAATTGAGAATAATGATCTCTACAAGCTGGAAAAAGAATATAAGGAAGGAACCAAGAAATATGAAGAAAGAATAAAACCTTATCTTCTCTACTAA